One Nostoc punctiforme PCC 73102 DNA window includes the following coding sequences:
- a CDS encoding DUF2231 domain-containing protein, protein MNPQLIEQLRLRLGANGLPYEIPIHPQLVHLTLGLFIIAILFDIAGVLFSLEKPIFKFLGLAAIRSSFFDVGWYNLIAAAGITFFTVAAGFFELLLANPPVDQKSAWGLSAGWTMLLHGLGGVLLLGIIVAMTVWRGLQRYHWRKDASRQVQWSYLLAGIAMLGILYVHGTLGAHLGEEFGIHVTAANTISKNVYNK, encoded by the coding sequence ATGAACCCGCAACTGATTGAGCAGTTGAGATTGCGGCTGGGTGCTAACGGATTACCTTATGAGATTCCTATACATCCGCAGTTGGTGCATCTAACGCTGGGCTTGTTTATCATTGCCATTCTTTTTGATATAGCAGGAGTGCTGTTTTCTTTAGAAAAACCTATTTTCAAATTTTTGGGATTGGCTGCCATCCGTTCTAGCTTTTTTGATGTCGGCTGGTACAACCTGATAGCAGCAGCAGGTATCACATTTTTCACGGTTGCGGCTGGTTTTTTTGAGCTACTTTTGGCAAATCCACCAGTCGATCAAAAGAGTGCTTGGGGATTGAGTGCTGGTTGGACGATGCTTTTACATGGTTTGGGTGGGGTTTTGCTGTTGGGGATCATTGTCGCCATGACTGTATGGAGAGGTTTGCAACGCTACCACTGGCGGAAGGATGCTTCCAGACAGGTGCAGTGGAGTTACTTGTTAGCAGGGATTGCGATGCTAGGCATATTGTATGTTCACGGAACATTGGGGGCGCATTTGGGAGAAGAATTTGGAATTCATGTTACTGCTGCTAATACCATTTCTAAAAATGTTTACAACAAATAA
- a CDS encoding DUF2231 domain-containing protein, whose translation MSALPLNSQNLPYPDPLHPIIVHFVIAMVFFSFFCDVLGYFTRNVRLFEVSFWNMFVAAIAIFIAIIFGQFEAGLAQAQKAAQSTLNYHTVLGWSLGAIVAAIAAWRFVIRNRSPRKVPPAYLGAATLLVCLVFLQVYLGSKLFWVYGLHVEPVVQAMKQGVSP comes from the coding sequence ATGTCTGCCTTACCTCTCAATAGCCAGAATCTACCATACCCCGATCCTTTGCACCCAATTATCGTTCACTTTGTGATTGCAATGGTGTTTTTTTCTTTCTTCTGTGATGTTCTAGGCTATTTCACCCGCAACGTGCGTTTATTTGAGGTGAGTTTCTGGAATATGTTTGTTGCTGCGATCGCAATTTTCATCGCAATTATCTTTGGTCAATTTGAAGCAGGACTAGCACAAGCCCAGAAAGCAGCCCAGTCAACGCTGAATTATCATACCGTCTTGGGTTGGTCACTGGGAGCGATTGTTGCGGCGATCGCAGCTTGGCGTTTTGTGATTCGCAACCGCAGCCCCCGAAAAGTACCACCTGCTTACCTTGGGGCTGCAACATTGTTAGTCTGCCTAGTATTTTTGCAAGTGTATTTGGGGAGTAAACTGTTTTGGGTGTATGGGTTGCACGTTGAGCCTGTAGTTCAAGCCATGAAACAGGGAGTTTCACCATGA
- a CDS encoding SDR family oxidoreductase, with product MSYSPYLLKGQKALVTGASSGIGEAIARYLAASGAAVAINYHSEAESAQKIVDDIKAANGEAFAIQADVSKEDQVKAMFSLTLKQFGTIDILVSNAGIQKDSAFIDMTLDQWNAVIGINLTGQFLCAREAAKEFLRRGVKPDISCAAGKIICMSSVHEVIPWAGHVNYATSKGGINMMMQSIAQELAPHKIRVNSIAPGAIKTPINKSAWDTPQAEANLLKLIPAKRVGNVEDIAKAAVWLASDDSDYVNGTTLFVDGGMTLYPGFTDNG from the coding sequence ATGAGTTATTCCCCTTATCTCCTTAAAGGTCAAAAAGCACTTGTGACAGGTGCTAGTTCTGGGATTGGTGAAGCGATCGCTCGCTATTTGGCTGCATCAGGTGCAGCAGTAGCTATCAATTACCATTCTGAAGCTGAATCAGCCCAAAAAATTGTTGATGATATCAAAGCTGCTAATGGAGAAGCATTCGCTATTCAAGCCGATGTCAGTAAAGAAGACCAAGTAAAGGCAATGTTCAGCCTAACCCTTAAACAATTTGGCACTATTGATATTTTAGTAAGTAATGCGGGCATTCAAAAAGACTCAGCATTTATAGATATGACCCTCGATCAATGGAATGCAGTGATTGGGATAAATCTAACAGGACAATTCTTATGTGCTAGGGAAGCCGCAAAGGAATTCTTGCGTCGAGGTGTGAAGCCTGATATTTCATGTGCGGCAGGTAAGATTATTTGTATGAGTTCCGTACATGAGGTAATTCCTTGGGCTGGTCATGTGAATTATGCTACTAGCAAAGGTGGTATTAATATGATGATGCAAAGTATTGCCCAAGAACTTGCTCCTCACAAAATTCGGGTTAATAGTATTGCTCCTGGTGCAATCAAAACCCCAATTAACAAATCAGCTTGGGATACCCCACAAGCAGAGGCAAATTTACTAAAACTAATTCCAGCGAAACGTGTGGGAAATGTAGAAGATATCGCCAAAGCAGCAGTTTGGTTGGCTTCTGATGACTCTGATTATGTCAACGGTACAACACTATTTGTAGATGGTGGCATGACTTTATATCCAGGGTTTACAGACAATGGTTAA
- a CDS encoding glycogen debranching N-terminal domain-containing protein — protein sequence MPTKVTVNSGLITINDGSSFLVTASDGSIDENLPQGFFVWDTRLISYYEISLNRCRLSLLTSSNITHHNALYQFTNLQLPTINDSLPPGSLLVTVRRDIAEGMHEDIDITNYHSKAVEFQLMLAVRSDFADIFDVKSQQILTRGETQTKWENGVLTTEYRNGSFFRGIVIEPVCDNSEPRYANGRLMFDVVIAPGKTWHTCVNFIALADGNIFKPQSTCAVPHNTKAGKVRDEFLMNATKLQSSNAEIAEYYQQAIADMGALRIEVDDNGHQFWMPAAGIPWFVAVFGRDSIIASLQAIAVYHEFSRGTLLKLAQLQATELDDWHDAQPGKMLHEMRRDELTTLNLLPYHPYYGTVDTTILWIVTLAEAYNWNADVSMLDECRAPLEKALSWIDKYGDFDGDGFVEYLTHSSKGLRNQGWKDSGDAIVYPDGQLVEPPIALCEVQGYVYDAWLRAALIYEVWGEKEQAKKLRQKAEELYQRFNDRFWMDSVGFYCLGLDDKKQQIQSIASNPGHLLWSGIVPQERAKKLVNRLFQPDMWCGWGVRTLSSENQAYNPISYQRGSVWPHDNSIIAAGLKRYGYHQEANRIAEGIFAAASYFQAGRMPELFAGIERQDDNFPVPYPDANIPQAWAAGSIFLLIRTILGLKADASKQQLKVQPNLPDFLPDLELTNLSVGDATVGLRFWRDGEQTQWKVTHLDGELEVST from the coding sequence ATGCCTACAAAAGTTACTGTCAATTCGGGTTTGATAACCATTAACGATGGTTCATCTTTTTTAGTAACGGCTAGTGATGGTTCTATTGACGAAAATTTACCTCAAGGTTTTTTTGTTTGGGACACACGGCTAATTTCTTACTACGAAATTTCTCTCAATCGCTGCCGACTTTCGCTATTAACCTCTAGCAATATCACTCATCATAATGCGCTTTACCAATTTACTAATCTGCAACTTCCTACTATCAACGACTCTTTACCTCCTGGTAGTTTGCTTGTAACGGTTCGGCGCGACATTGCAGAAGGTATGCATGAAGATATTGATATAACTAACTATCACAGTAAAGCTGTTGAGTTTCAATTAATGCTAGCTGTACGCTCTGATTTTGCAGATATTTTTGATGTCAAATCACAGCAAATATTGACGCGAGGTGAGACACAAACTAAATGGGAAAATGGTGTACTCACCACTGAATATCGCAACGGCTCTTTCTTCCGAGGTATTGTGATTGAGCCAGTTTGTGATAATTCTGAGCCACGCTATGCCAATGGTCGTTTAATGTTTGATGTGGTCATTGCTCCTGGGAAAACATGGCACACTTGTGTTAATTTTATAGCCTTAGCCGATGGAAATATCTTCAAACCTCAAAGCACCTGCGCTGTGCCTCACAATACGAAAGCTGGGAAGGTTAGGGATGAATTCCTGATGAATGCGACAAAGTTGCAATCGTCTAATGCTGAAATTGCCGAATACTATCAGCAAGCGATCGCGGATATGGGAGCGTTGCGGATTGAGGTGGATGATAATGGACATCAATTTTGGATGCCTGCTGCTGGTATTCCCTGGTTTGTTGCTGTTTTTGGACGTGACTCAATAATTGCTAGCTTGCAAGCGATCGCAGTTTATCATGAATTTTCCCGTGGCACGTTACTGAAACTAGCTCAACTCCAGGCCACTGAGTTGGATGATTGGCACGATGCCCAACCGGGCAAAATGCTGCACGAAATGCGCCGCGATGAGTTAACTACATTAAACTTACTTCCATATCATCCCTACTACGGAACAGTAGATACTACCATCCTTTGGATTGTTACTTTAGCTGAAGCCTATAACTGGAACGCCGATGTTAGTATGCTTGATGAGTGTCGAGCGCCACTGGAAAAGGCACTAAGTTGGATTGACAAATACGGCGACTTTGACGGCGATGGCTTTGTTGAGTATTTAACTCATTCGTCAAAAGGATTACGCAATCAAGGTTGGAAAGATTCGGGTGATGCAATAGTTTACCCCGATGGGCAGTTAGTTGAGCCGCCAATCGCTTTGTGTGAAGTGCAAGGCTACGTTTATGATGCGTGGCTGAGGGCAGCTTTAATTTATGAAGTGTGGGGCGAAAAAGAGCAAGCTAAAAAGCTGCGTCAAAAAGCCGAAGAACTTTATCAGCGATTTAACGATCGCTTTTGGATGGATTCAGTTGGCTTTTACTGTTTAGGATTAGACGATAAAAAGCAGCAAATTCAATCAATTGCCTCAAATCCTGGTCATCTCCTCTGGTCTGGTATTGTCCCACAAGAGCGAGCCAAAAAACTTGTTAACCGACTTTTTCAACCAGATATGTGGTGTGGTTGGGGTGTGCGGACTCTTTCATCTGAAAATCAGGCATATAACCCAATTAGTTATCAACGAGGTAGTGTATGGCCTCACGACAACTCCATAATTGCGGCCGGATTAAAGCGATATGGCTATCATCAAGAAGCTAACCGCATTGCTGAGGGTATCTTTGCTGCTGCTAGTTATTTTCAAGCTGGACGAATGCCAGAATTGTTTGCGGGAATTGAACGTCAAGATGATAACTTTCCAGTCCCCTACCCAGATGCTAATATACCCCAAGCTTGGGCTGCTGGTTCAATTTTCTTACTCATTCGTACCATTTTAGGACTCAAAGCTGATGCTTCCAAACAACAGTTAAAAGTACAGCCGAATCTACCAGATTTCTTACCCGATTTAGAACTCACAAATTTGTCTGTAGGAGACGCTACGGTGGGATTGCGCTTTTGGCGCGATGGCGAACAAACCCAATGGAAAGTTACCCATCTTGATGGTGAATTAGAAGTTTCTACATAA
- a CDS encoding cation diffusion facilitator family transporter, with amino-acid sequence MANNSSNKTIYAAMGANLAIAITKFIAASITGSSAMISEGIHSVVDTGDQLVLLLGLHRSQKPADDSHPFGYGQELYFWTFIVAILIFAIGGGMSIYEGITHLINPSPLEDPIWNYIVLSIAIILEGFSWTVALKEFLPTKGKQNFWQAIKNSKDPTVFTVLFEDTAAILGLVVALIGIFLGDLFNNIYFDGIASIIIGIILSIVAVLLARESKGLLVGESANPQTIANIRSLSKTEPGVQEVIRVLTMQLAPQEVLLNLEIQFSKNLTGEEIALTVERLEIKIRQKHPEIKQIFIEAKSLAATRKYSQPFN; translated from the coding sequence ATGGCAAATAATTCATCTAATAAAACTATATATGCGGCGATGGGCGCTAACTTAGCGATCGCAATTACTAAATTTATTGCCGCCTCCATTACTGGCAGTTCCGCTATGATTTCTGAGGGGATTCATTCAGTTGTAGATACAGGCGACCAACTTGTACTTTTGCTAGGACTGCACAGAAGTCAAAAACCAGCAGATGATAGTCATCCCTTTGGATACGGTCAAGAACTTTATTTCTGGACTTTTATCGTTGCTATCCTGATCTTTGCAATTGGTGGCGGGATGTCAATTTATGAAGGAATTACTCATTTAATTAACCCTAGCCCTTTAGAAGATCCAATATGGAATTATATTGTATTGAGTATAGCAATAATATTAGAAGGTTTTTCTTGGACTGTAGCTTTAAAAGAATTTTTGCCGACTAAGGGTAAGCAAAATTTTTGGCAAGCAATCAAAAACAGTAAAGACCCAACAGTATTTACAGTATTATTTGAGGATACTGCCGCAATTCTAGGCTTAGTTGTGGCCTTAATCGGAATTTTCTTAGGAGATTTATTTAATAATATTTATTTTGATGGTATCGCCTCTATTATTATTGGTATTATCTTGTCTATAGTAGCAGTACTACTAGCTAGAGAAAGTAAAGGATTATTAGTTGGTGAAAGTGCTAATCCTCAAACTATAGCTAATATCCGTTCTTTATCAAAAACAGAACCAGGGGTACAAGAAGTTATTCGGGTGCTAACAATGCAACTTGCTCCACAGGAAGTATTACTCAACTTGGAAATCCAGTTTTCTAAAAATCTCACAGGCGAGGAAATAGCATTAACTGTAGAACGTTTAGAAATAAAAATTCGCCAGAAACATCCTGAAATAAAACAAATTTTTATTGAAGCAAAGTCTTTAGCTGCTACTCGCAAATATTCTCAACCTTTCAATTGA
- a CDS encoding glycoside hydrolase family 15 protein has product MVKIIGQEQAFGSPGIDPRWTHANKDAVGTAYFTSSRVWFTVCNGVVTEVYHPTVDKPQIRDLQYLISDGKSFFHEEKRHLESKVEQMWTHGLGYRVTNSDPQGRYAAIKEVIADPHLSCILQHTKLIGEREFISQLQLYALCAPHLEVGGRGNNGYVIEVAGHQILTAEKAGRWMVLGATVPFSRLSCGYVGQSDGWTDLADNFQMDWEFDRALDGNIALTGQLNLDESHEFTLGLAFGTTLHNAISTLFQSLNIPFQQQKQHYIEQWKRSRQGIKPLENISFDDGNLYHHSISLLLAHEDKTYPGALIASLAIPWGEAKDDQDQGGYHLVWTRDMVSSVSGLLAAGETETAVRSLIYLATSQQEDGGFAQNFWVNGEPYWKGIQLDEVGFPILLAWLLHQQKIPLNFDIYPMILRAAGYLIRHGPATQQERWEENSGYSPSTLASNIAALICAAQFVRERGDEVTAKFIEEYADFLECHVEVWTVTTEGTLVPGINRHYIRITPTDINNPQPNENPNQGTLLISSQPPGEPAEFPAKEIVDAGFLQLVRYGIRKPDDPIIVDSVKVIDAVLKVNTPVGPCWHRYNHDGYGQQEDGSPYTGWGKGRAWPLLTGERGHYELAVGGDVKTYIKAMEGFASDTCLLPEQVWDEADRPESHMYLGRPTGSAMPLMWAHAEYIKLLRSNHDNQVFDFIPEVANRYLGERQECKLLEMWKFNRQIDKVKKGYTLRIHALASFRLHWSQDDWQTVKDTPSTSTKLGVDFVDISVSNNQQQPINFTFFWIESSKWEQRNYTVLVE; this is encoded by the coding sequence ATGGTAAAGATTATTGGTCAAGAACAGGCTTTTGGCTCACCCGGCATCGATCCTCGATGGACTCATGCCAATAAGGATGCAGTCGGAACAGCTTATTTTACCTCTAGTCGCGTTTGGTTTACTGTTTGCAACGGTGTTGTGACAGAAGTCTACCACCCCACAGTAGACAAACCCCAAATTCGAGATTTGCAATATCTAATTTCTGATGGCAAAAGCTTTTTCCATGAGGAGAAACGGCATCTCGAATCAAAAGTTGAACAGATGTGGACTCATGGTTTAGGATATCGCGTCACTAATTCCGATCCACAAGGGCGTTATGCTGCGATCAAAGAAGTGATTGCTGACCCCCATTTATCCTGTATTTTACAACATACAAAGTTAATAGGAGAGCGCGAGTTTATCTCGCAACTCCAGCTATACGCTTTGTGTGCGCCACATTTGGAAGTTGGCGGCAGAGGTAACAATGGTTACGTCATAGAAGTTGCTGGACATCAGATTCTAACGGCCGAGAAAGCAGGAAGATGGATGGTGCTAGGTGCAACGGTTCCCTTCAGCCGTCTTTCCTGTGGTTACGTCGGTCAAAGTGATGGGTGGACAGATTTAGCTGATAATTTCCAGATGGATTGGGAGTTTGACCGTGCTTTGGATGGCAACATTGCTTTGACTGGACAACTAAATCTAGATGAGAGTCACGAGTTCACTTTGGGACTGGCATTTGGTACAACTCTGCACAATGCAATTTCCACACTGTTTCAGTCGCTAAATATTCCTTTTCAACAGCAGAAGCAACATTATATCGAACAGTGGAAGCGATCGCGCCAGGGCATCAAGCCATTAGAAAATATTTCATTCGATGATGGTAACTTGTATCACCACAGCATTAGTCTGCTTTTGGCCCATGAAGACAAAACTTATCCAGGTGCTTTAATTGCTTCCCTAGCAATTCCTTGGGGTGAAGCCAAAGACGACCAAGACCAAGGGGGATATCACCTTGTCTGGACGCGGGATATGGTTAGCAGTGTATCAGGTTTATTGGCTGCTGGGGAGACAGAAACAGCAGTGCGATCGCTCATTTATCTGGCCACGAGTCAGCAGGAAGACGGCGGTTTTGCCCAAAATTTCTGGGTTAATGGGGAACCTTACTGGAAGGGTATTCAACTAGATGAAGTGGGATTTCCTATTCTACTAGCATGGCTACTGCACCAACAAAAAATACCACTGAACTTTGATATTTATCCCATGATTTTACGGGCAGCAGGTTATTTAATTCGTCACGGCCCGGCTACCCAACAAGAACGCTGGGAAGAAAATAGCGGCTATTCACCTTCTACACTGGCATCTAATATTGCCGCTTTAATCTGTGCTGCTCAATTTGTTCGTGAACGTGGGGATGAAGTAACAGCAAAATTTATCGAAGAATACGCCGATTTTTTAGAATGTCACGTTGAAGTTTGGACAGTTACTACCGAAGGTACTCTTGTACCTGGCATCAATCGGCATTACATCCGCATTACTCCTACAGATATTAATAATCCTCAACCCAACGAAAATCCTAATCAGGGAACTCTTTTGATCAGCAGTCAACCTCCTGGTGAACCAGCAGAATTTCCTGCGAAAGAAATTGTGGATGCAGGCTTTTTGCAACTAGTACGCTATGGAATTCGTAAACCTGACGATCCGATTATTGTTGATTCCGTCAAAGTAATTGATGCAGTCTTGAAAGTAAATACACCTGTTGGGCCTTGTTGGCATCGTTACAACCACGACGGCTATGGACAACAAGAAGACGGTAGTCCTTACACTGGTTGGGGTAAAGGACGCGCTTGGCCTCTCTTGACAGGAGAGAGGGGACATTATGAATTAGCTGTTGGTGGCGATGTCAAAACATATATCAAGGCAATGGAAGGATTTGCTTCAGACACTTGTTTGCTACCAGAACAGGTTTGGGATGAAGCAGATAGACCTGAAAGCCACATGTATTTAGGAAGACCAACAGGTTCCGCCATGCCTTTAATGTGGGCGCACGCAGAGTATATCAAGCTGCTACGCTCAAATCATGACAATCAGGTATTTGATTTTATCCCAGAGGTGGCGAATCGCTATTTAGGCGAAAGACAAGAGTGCAAATTATTGGAAATGTGGAAGTTTAACCGTCAAATAGACAAAGTTAAAAAAGGTTATACATTGCGAATTCACGCTTTAGCTTCTTTTCGGTTGCATTGGTCGCAGGATGATTGGCAAACCGTAAAAGATACGCCTTCTACTTCCACAAAATTAGGAGTGGACTTTGTAGATATCTCTGTTTCAAATAACCAACAACAACCAATAAACTTTACCTTTTTCTGGATTGAAAGTAGCAAATGGGAACAGCGAAATTATACAGTTTTAGTTGAGTAA
- a CDS encoding cupin domain-containing protein, whose amino-acid sequence MQNNQSHKPTIDYWHVWTDRDGISHQSRCQIQDFIEKGIAPDTSPQWLSQLKQSGATITFTVLPVGWVGNWHENPKPQWVIPLSGRWFVETMDGQRVEMGPGEISFGEDQGTKADAQGNKGHLSGTVGDAPAVLIMVQLEENPTFEQFCRFS is encoded by the coding sequence ATGCAGAATAACCAATCACACAAGCCGACAATTGACTACTGGCATGTCTGGACTGACCGCGATGGTATAAGTCACCAGTCCCGTTGTCAAATTCAGGACTTCATTGAGAAAGGCATAGCCCCTGATACCTCACCTCAGTGGCTTTCTCAATTGAAGCAGTCTGGTGCCACAATTACCTTTACTGTGCTACCCGTGGGATGGGTTGGCAACTGGCATGAGAACCCAAAGCCTCAGTGGGTCATCCCTTTGTCGGGACGCTGGTTTGTAGAGACTATGGACGGGCAGCGAGTAGAGATGGGCCCTGGTGAGATTTCATTTGGAGAAGACCAAGGCACGAAGGCGGACGCGCAAGGTAATAAAGGTCACTTATCTGGAACAGTAGGTGATGCGCCAGCTGTTCTGATAATGGTGCAACTTGAAGAAAATCCGACTTTCGAGCAATTTTGTCGATTTAGTTAA
- a CDS encoding alpha/beta hydrolase, which yields MTHNLIGKQTVWQKLALRIFSIALLPTLTTYPAFGAERLKFNYGVLERSIPISSLENYARTGNVDDDFAGYSKYVDKKQLTQLRKVLLTRIPLNEVEISQFLYTPIGERLLQRLGKIIQTESRLSGFYAIRSALILSAADQKDFTLLNILQKFPASSISINLNQTLEIAETLQDLVNQTQNAVTLINEESQQNVITVSKLDSIPLMDLGKTGSFRFLKQTITLNDLSRNRRFLADIYLPVAPTPRKIIVISHG from the coding sequence ATGACTCATAATCTTATTGGTAAACAAACTGTTTGGCAGAAATTGGCTTTGAGAATTTTTAGTATAGCGTTGCTGCCTACACTAACTACTTATCCCGCTTTCGGTGCAGAGCGCCTAAAATTTAATTATGGTGTTTTAGAAAGGTCTATCCCCATTAGTTCGCTTGAAAACTATGCTAGAACAGGCAATGTAGATGATGATTTTGCTGGATATAGTAAGTATGTAGACAAAAAACAACTAACTCAACTGCGGAAAGTTTTACTAACTCGCATTCCCTTAAATGAAGTAGAAATTTCGCAGTTCCTTTATACACCAATTGGTGAGCGATTATTACAAAGATTGGGGAAAATTATTCAGACAGAATCTAGATTGTCAGGCTTTTATGCAATTCGCTCGGCACTAATTTTATCAGCCGCAGATCAAAAAGATTTTACCCTCTTAAATATATTACAAAAGTTTCCTGCAAGCTCAATTTCAATTAACTTAAACCAGACTTTAGAAATAGCAGAGACATTACAAGATTTAGTAAATCAAACTCAAAATGCAGTAACACTTATTAACGAAGAATCTCAACAAAATGTAATCACTGTTTCTAAGCTTGATTCTATTCCATTGATGGACTTAGGAAAAACGGGAAGTTTTCGTTTCTTAAAGCAAACTATTACCCTTAATGACCTTTCACGTAATCGAAGGTTCTTAGCTGATATTTACCTCCCAGTTGCTCCAACTCCTCGAAAGATAATTGTTATTTCGCATGGTTAA